In the Jatrophihabitans endophyticus genome, one interval contains:
- a CDS encoding EAL domain-containing protein, translating into MDTAPSRAAAGATRTVGISYLPILDVARGIAAGYQAQVRVDGPQQLDPQLRAPDDAERDGSLTARAVTLALNAVPTLPTSTFLAVPVPARVAALPGVRAALDARDSLRGIVLDIAGFDGGVPIGDLEFVLAHYRERGALVAVGGQGASQPELTSIVRLKPSILRLGRDWVRGVDRSDSKRSAVEIIGQLASQLDAWILAEGVTTPAELRALASLAVPLVQGPLVGEAREFWPPVDVSATSALPARPARGADAGDGVLRSLLQQAYTARDAVAAASVLPETTGFDVVIVVDDDQRPTSMLEHGGAATWEASDVLVVDVDSPVADAVARAMLRPRAGRFAPLACVDDAGRFVGIVRLERVLAHLTRATRS; encoded by the coding sequence ATGGATACCGCCCCATCGCGCGCGGCGGCCGGCGCCACCCGAACGGTCGGCATCTCCTACCTGCCGATCCTGGACGTGGCCCGCGGCATCGCCGCCGGTTACCAGGCGCAGGTCCGGGTCGACGGCCCGCAGCAGCTCGACCCGCAGCTGCGGGCGCCGGACGACGCCGAGCGGGACGGTTCGCTGACCGCGCGGGCGGTGACCCTCGCCCTGAACGCGGTGCCGACCCTGCCGACCAGCACGTTCCTCGCGGTGCCGGTACCGGCCCGCGTCGCCGCCCTGCCCGGGGTGCGCGCGGCGCTCGACGCCCGCGACAGCCTGCGCGGGATCGTGCTGGACATCGCCGGCTTCGACGGCGGCGTGCCCATCGGCGACCTCGAGTTCGTCCTCGCCCACTACCGGGAGCGCGGCGCGCTCGTCGCGGTCGGTGGGCAGGGTGCGTCGCAGCCCGAGCTCACCAGCATCGTGCGGCTCAAGCCGTCGATCCTGCGGCTCGGTCGTGACTGGGTGCGCGGGGTCGACCGGTCGGACAGCAAGCGGTCGGCGGTCGAGATCATCGGCCAGCTCGCGAGCCAGCTCGACGCCTGGATCCTCGCCGAGGGCGTGACGACGCCGGCCGAGCTGCGGGCGCTTGCGAGCCTCGCCGTGCCACTCGTGCAGGGCCCGCTGGTGGGCGAGGCACGCGAGTTCTGGCCCCCGGTGGACGTCTCGGCGACGTCGGCGCTGCCCGCCCGGCCGGCTCGCGGCGCGGACGCGGGGGACGGCGTCCTGCGCTCGCTGCTGCAGCAGGCCTACACCGCCCGCGACGCCGTCGCCGCCGCGTCGGTGCTGCCCGAGACCACCGGCTTCGACGTGGTGATCGTGGTCGACGACGACCAGCGTCCGACCTCGATGCTGGAGCACGGTGGTGCCGCGACCTGGGAGGCCTCCGACGTCCTGGTCGTCGACGTCGACAGCCCCGTCGCCGACGCGGTCGCCCGCGCGATGTTGCGCCCGCGCGCCGGCCGGTTCGCCCCGCTGGCCTGCGTCGACGACGCCGGTCGCTTCGTGGGCATCGTCCGGCTCGAGCGCGTGCTCGCCCACCTGACCCGCGCCACCCGCTCCTGA
- a CDS encoding S53 family peptidase, with the protein MHRRGITAATITATTVLAAAVAAAGDASAAPTPQAVPHTKPAWTAHAKHLGHAKDSAAVQARVYLAPRGGLAALKRTATAIATPGNAQYGKVLTAAQYRARFAPTDGSVRAVSSYLRSQGLHVGAASAGKRYVTVTGSTKAAEQAFHTRIERYRHDGRTVSAPGKTLAVPASVKSAVLTVSGLDTTPRRNAPASTKSAPPSTGFRNARPCSRYYGQVKATYQADFKTKLPKYDNTTLSYAPCGYTGPQYRTAYEGTTTLTGKGVTVAITDAYASPTIAADAKRYAAEHGDAAYTGGQLYQTQPSAFTDETACDASGWYGEETLDVEAVHAMAPKAKIHYYASASCNDADFLDTLAQVVDDNDSKLVSNSWGDLEQNESADNVAAYEAVFLQGATEGISFLFSSGDNGDELANSGLKQADYPTSDPYVTSVGGTSDAIGADGKLLFQTGWGTEKLNLVNNKWSSIGFTSGAGGGSSALFNRPEYQDGATTSPYRQTPDIGLDADPNTGMLVGQTQTFTTGVQYDEYRIGGTSLASPLFAGLTALSLENNGGNGIGLLNPTIYANKTTAFTDVKGTPPDAGVVRVDYANSEDAKGGLLYSVRLFNRDSSLKLAKGYDNVTGVGAPNPKWLTALKRS; encoded by the coding sequence ATGCACAGACGCGGAATCACCGCCGCCACGATCACCGCTACCACGGTGCTCGCGGCCGCGGTCGCCGCGGCGGGGGACGCATCGGCCGCGCCGACGCCCCAGGCCGTGCCGCACACCAAGCCGGCGTGGACGGCACACGCGAAGCACCTCGGCCACGCCAAGGACTCCGCCGCCGTGCAGGCTCGGGTCTATCTCGCGCCGCGGGGCGGCCTGGCCGCGCTCAAGCGCACCGCGACCGCGATCGCGACGCCCGGCAACGCCCAGTACGGCAAGGTGCTGACCGCCGCGCAGTACCGGGCCCGCTTCGCGCCGACCGACGGCAGCGTCCGCGCCGTCTCGTCCTACCTGCGCTCGCAGGGCCTGCACGTCGGCGCTGCATCGGCCGGCAAACGCTACGTGACGGTGACCGGCTCGACGAAGGCCGCGGAGCAGGCGTTCCACACCCGGATCGAGCGCTACCGGCACGACGGCAGGACGGTGAGCGCTCCGGGCAAGACGCTCGCGGTGCCCGCCTCGGTGAAGTCCGCCGTCCTCACCGTGAGCGGGCTGGACACCACACCGCGCCGCAACGCGCCCGCGAGCACCAAGTCGGCGCCGCCGTCGACCGGCTTCCGCAACGCGCGGCCGTGCTCGCGCTACTACGGCCAGGTCAAGGCGACCTACCAGGCCGACTTCAAGACCAAGCTGCCAAAGTACGACAACACGACGCTGTCCTACGCGCCCTGCGGTTACACCGGTCCGCAGTACCGCACCGCGTACGAGGGGACGACGACGCTCACCGGCAAGGGCGTGACCGTCGCGATCACCGACGCCTACGCCTCGCCGACCATCGCCGCCGACGCCAAGCGCTACGCCGCCGAGCACGGCGACGCGGCCTACACGGGCGGCCAGCTCTACCAGACCCAGCCGAGCGCCTTCACCGACGAGACGGCCTGTGACGCGTCGGGCTGGTACGGCGAGGAGACCCTCGACGTCGAGGCCGTCCACGCGATGGCACCGAAGGCGAAGATCCACTACTACGCCTCGGCCAGCTGCAACGACGCCGACTTCCTCGACACGCTGGCCCAGGTGGTCGACGACAACGACTCGAAGCTGGTCTCGAACTCGTGGGGCGACCTGGAGCAGAACGAGTCGGCCGACAACGTCGCCGCCTACGAGGCGGTCTTCCTGCAGGGTGCCACGGAGGGCATCAGCTTCCTGTTCTCCTCGGGCGACAACGGCGACGAGCTCGCCAACAGCGGTCTCAAGCAGGCCGACTACCCGACCTCGGACCCGTACGTCACGAGCGTGGGCGGGACGTCGGACGCCATCGGGGCCGACGGCAAGCTGCTCTTCCAGACCGGCTGGGGCACCGAGAAGCTCAACCTGGTGAACAACAAGTGGAGCTCGATCGGCTTCACCTCCGGAGCCGGTGGCGGTTCGTCGGCGCTGTTCAACCGGCCGGAGTACCAGGACGGCGCCACCACCAGCCCGTACCGGCAGACGCCGGACATCGGGCTCGACGCCGACCCCAACACCGGCATGCTCGTCGGGCAGACGCAGACCTTCACGACCGGCGTCCAGTACGACGAGTACCGCATCGGCGGCACCAGCCTCGCCTCCCCGCTGTTCGCCGGCCTGACCGCGCTGTCGCTGGAGAACAACGGCGGCAATGGCATCGGCCTGCTCAACCCGACGATCTACGCGAACAAGACGACCGCGTTCACCGACGTGAAGGGCACCCCGCCCGACGCCGGCGTCGTCCGGGTCGACTACGCCAACTCCGAGGACGCCAAGGGCGGCCTGCTCTACTCGGTGCGGCTGTTCAACCGCGACAGCAGCCTGAAGCTGGCCAAGGGCTACGACAACGTGACCGGCGTCGGCGCGCCCAACCCGAAGTGGTTGACCGCGCTGAAGCGCAGCTAG
- a CDS encoding Mur ligase family protein has product MQVLAVWLGKLTLLALRLIGRRGNALPGLVVEKVFPRYLARAMAGLPEGVVVVTGTNGKTTTTKMVATVLGEQFRVLTNDTGSNFVRGAITATVEHASWSGRLRYDVAVFELDEAWAVRFVERVAPRHCLLLNVMRDQLDRFGEIDTTAGLLGRVAAATTGTAVLNRDDQRVAALAARTSATVSYYGVAPPLRELFPNDEELYGGPVHVSDLPAAVELQALPAPDRPALTLRIDEQDHDVVLRAEGPHNAQNACGAAALGLALGLAESTVLTGLGKVSPAFGRGQTFAVDGRRVQLQLVKNPAGFRQSLRILDTATPDAIVVVINDDYADGRDVSWLWDVDFRALAQLSSRRSTSGTRAADMAVRLRYDDVATDEVEPDLEKALRSAVRAVPADGAVVVFSTYTAMWALHAVLQRIGVAQ; this is encoded by the coding sequence ATGCAGGTGCTCGCCGTGTGGCTGGGGAAGCTGACGCTGCTGGCGCTGCGCCTGATCGGCCGGCGGGGCAACGCGCTGCCCGGCCTGGTGGTGGAGAAGGTCTTCCCGCGCTACCTCGCCCGCGCGATGGCCGGGCTGCCCGAGGGCGTCGTCGTGGTCACCGGCACCAACGGCAAGACCACGACCACCAAGATGGTGGCGACCGTCCTGGGCGAGCAGTTCCGGGTGCTCACCAACGACACCGGCTCCAACTTCGTGCGCGGCGCCATCACCGCCACCGTCGAGCACGCGTCGTGGTCCGGCCGGCTGCGCTACGACGTCGCCGTCTTCGAGCTCGACGAGGCCTGGGCGGTCCGCTTCGTCGAGCGGGTGGCGCCGCGACACTGCCTGCTGCTCAACGTCATGCGCGACCAGCTCGACCGCTTCGGCGAGATCGACACCACCGCCGGGCTGCTGGGCCGGGTCGCCGCCGCGACCACCGGCACGGCGGTGCTCAACCGGGACGACCAGCGGGTGGCCGCGCTCGCGGCGCGCACGTCGGCCACCGTGTCGTACTACGGGGTGGCGCCGCCGTTGCGTGAGCTCTTCCCCAACGACGAGGAGCTCTACGGCGGCCCGGTCCACGTGTCGGACCTGCCCGCGGCCGTCGAGCTGCAGGCGCTGCCGGCGCCGGACCGGCCGGCCCTCACCCTGCGCATCGACGAACAGGATCACGACGTCGTGCTGCGGGCCGAGGGGCCGCACAACGCCCAGAACGCCTGCGGCGCCGCCGCGCTGGGCCTCGCGCTCGGCCTGGCCGAGAGCACGGTGCTCACCGGCCTGGGCAAGGTGTCGCCCGCCTTCGGCCGCGGCCAGACCTTCGCCGTCGACGGTCGCCGGGTGCAGCTGCAGCTCGTGAAGAATCCGGCCGGCTTCCGGCAGAGCCTGCGCATCCTCGACACCGCGACCCCGGACGCGATCGTCGTCGTGATCAACGACGACTACGCCGACGGTCGCGACGTGTCGTGGCTGTGGGACGTCGACTTCCGCGCGCTCGCGCAGCTGTCCTCGCGACGCTCGACGTCGGGGACGCGGGCGGCCGACATGGCGGTGCGGCTGCGTTACGACGACGTCGCCACGGACGAGGTCGAGCCCGATCTCGAGAAGGCCTTGCGTTCGGCCGTCCGCGCGGTCCCGGCGGACGGCGCCGTGGTCGTGTTCAGCACCTATACCGCGATGTGGGCCCTGCACGCGGTGCTGCAGCGCATCGGAGTCGCGCAGTGA
- a CDS encoding type 1 glutamine amidotransferase — translation MTGTPTTPTLTLVHLYPREMNIYGDTGNVLVLRRRLQWRDLPVTVVPVSVGDPMPADADILLGGGGQDAAQGDIGADFVGRGAELRAMADDGVVMLAICGSFQMLGHEFVTHEGRRIEGVGVLDVVTHGQRERLIGNNWVDTAGELDAGRLVGYENHSGLTTLGSDARPLGRTQTGRGNNGRDRTEGAVRDNVIGTYLHGPVLAKSPRFADELLQRAYRRRGADVELAPLDDTLPLQAATVAAGRPR, via the coding sequence GTGACCGGCACACCGACGACGCCGACCCTCACGCTCGTCCACTTGTACCCGCGCGAGATGAACATCTACGGCGACACCGGCAACGTGCTCGTCCTGCGCCGGCGGCTGCAGTGGCGGGACCTGCCCGTCACCGTCGTCCCGGTCAGCGTGGGCGACCCGATGCCCGCTGACGCCGACATCCTGCTCGGCGGCGGCGGTCAGGACGCCGCGCAGGGCGACATCGGTGCCGACTTCGTCGGCCGGGGGGCCGAGCTGCGGGCGATGGCCGACGACGGTGTGGTGATGCTGGCGATCTGCGGCAGCTTCCAGATGCTCGGCCACGAGTTCGTCACCCACGAGGGGCGCCGCATCGAGGGCGTCGGTGTGCTCGACGTCGTCACCCACGGGCAGCGCGAACGCCTCATCGGCAACAACTGGGTCGACACCGCCGGCGAGCTCGACGCCGGCCGGCTGGTCGGCTACGAGAACCACAGCGGGCTGACGACCCTCGGCTCGGACGCCCGTCCCCTCGGCCGCACGCAGACCGGCCGGGGGAACAACGGTCGGGACCGCACCGAGGGCGCCGTGCGCGACAACGTGATCGGCACCTACCTACACGGCCCGGTGCTCGCCAAGAGCCCACGCTTCGCCGACGAGTTGCTGCAGCGCGCGTACCGGCGCCGCGGCGCCGACGTCGAGCTCGCTCCCCTCGACGACACGCTGCCGCTGCAGGCGGCGACGGTCGCGGCCGGGCGGCCGCGGTGA
- a CDS encoding peptidylprolyl isomerase: MPTQTATLHTSAGDIRITLFGDHAPKTVKNFVDLATGAKEWRHPGTGTTTSDPLYDGTVFHRVISGFMIQGGDPLGEGYGDPGYKFADEFHPELSFDRPYLLAMANSGPNTNGSQFFVTVGPTPHLNRRHTIFGEVADADSRAVVDAIATTKTGRNDKPVNPITINSVTVE; encoded by the coding sequence ATGCCCACCCAGACCGCGACGCTGCACACCTCCGCCGGCGACATCCGCATCACCCTGTTCGGTGACCACGCGCCGAAGACGGTGAAGAACTTCGTCGACCTCGCCACGGGAGCCAAGGAATGGCGCCACCCGGGCACCGGCACGACGACGAGCGACCCGCTCTACGACGGCACGGTGTTCCACCGCGTCATCTCGGGCTTCATGATCCAGGGCGGCGACCCGCTCGGCGAGGGGTACGGCGACCCCGGCTACAAGTTCGCCGACGAGTTCCACCCCGAGCTGAGCTTCGACCGGCCCTACCTGCTCGCCATGGCGAACTCCGGACCCAACACCAACGGCTCGCAGTTCTTCGTCACGGTGGGCCCGACGCCGCACCTCAACCGGCGCCACACCATCTTCGGCGAGGTCGCCGACGCCGACAGCCGCGCCGTCGTCGACGCCATCGCGACCACCAAGACCGGTCGTAACGACAAGCCGGTCAACCCGATCACCATCAACTCCGTCACCGTCGAGTAG
- a CDS encoding rhomboid family intramembrane serine protease, with protein MTLPDGTGAGTTELAHCYRHPNRETGVRCVRCDRPICPECMRPASVGFHCPDDARSGARSIRPQRTSVGARILRAPPFMTAILVALNVVGYLATGLQHPGTLRDPTNSQLFIDLQLFPPRVDGGDYYQLLTSAFLHLDPLHIAANMLALVVLGPPLERLLGWWRFGAVYLLGALGGGAAVYAFGDELAATAGASGAIFGLFGAGLLLVRRLGFDPRWLIATIGFNFAITFSVAGISRLGHIGGFVTGVLCAVVIGGLPHSRARVPTRLQVGGLVGVLVLAVVVVVVRTATFS; from the coding sequence ATGACTCTTCCCGACGGCACCGGCGCCGGCACCACCGAGCTGGCCCACTGCTACCGGCACCCGAATCGCGAGACGGGCGTCCGCTGCGTCCGCTGCGACCGACCGATCTGCCCCGAGTGCATGCGGCCGGCATCGGTCGGCTTCCATTGCCCGGACGACGCGCGCAGCGGCGCCCGCTCGATCCGGCCGCAGCGCACCAGCGTCGGCGCCCGCATCCTGCGGGCGCCGCCGTTCATGACGGCGATCCTCGTCGCCCTCAACGTCGTCGGGTACCTCGCGACCGGCCTGCAACACCCCGGGACGCTGCGCGATCCCACCAACTCGCAGCTGTTCATCGACCTGCAGCTCTTCCCGCCCCGCGTCGACGGCGGCGACTACTACCAGCTGCTCACCTCGGCGTTCCTGCACCTCGACCCGCTGCACATCGCGGCGAACATGCTCGCCCTCGTCGTCCTCGGGCCGCCGCTGGAACGGCTGCTGGGCTGGTGGCGGTTCGGCGCGGTGTACCTGCTGGGCGCGCTCGGCGGCGGCGCCGCGGTGTACGCGTTCGGTGACGAGCTCGCGGCGACCGCGGGCGCGTCGGGGGCGATCTTCGGACTCTTCGGCGCCGGTCTGCTGCTCGTGCGTCGACTCGGCTTCGATCCGCGGTGGCTCATCGCGACCATCGGCTTCAATTTCGCGATCACCTTCTCGGTGGCCGGCATCTCCCGCCTCGGTCACATCGGCGGCTTCGTCACCGGTGTGCTCTGCGCGGTCGTGATCGGTGGGCTGCCGCACTCGCGGGCCCGCGTGCCCACGCGGCTGCAGGTCGGCGGGCTGGTGGGCGTCCTCGTCCTCGCGGTCGTGGTCGTCGTGGTGCGGACGGCGACCTTCAGCTGA
- a CDS encoding PH domain-containing protein: protein MDEPIRHAPSVRFAPDRRVTAAAAVGALVAAVLAAVTDDAAGRLLLLVGVVVLLALVAGDLVFSPRLVADAGGVVVRSPLARVALPWPQIEAVRADTRDRLGLRSTTLEVDAGSTLVVCSRRAIGADPAAAAELINAFAPPGAGRSVS, encoded by the coding sequence GTGGATGAGCCGATCCGGCACGCCCCGAGCGTGCGCTTCGCCCCCGACCGCCGGGTGACCGCGGCCGCCGCGGTGGGCGCGCTCGTCGCGGCCGTCCTCGCCGCCGTCACCGACGACGCGGCCGGCCGGCTGCTGCTGCTCGTGGGCGTGGTCGTCCTGCTCGCCCTCGTCGCCGGCGATCTCGTGTTCTCGCCGCGGCTGGTCGCCGACGCCGGCGGCGTCGTCGTCCGCTCCCCGCTGGCCAGGGTGGCCCTGCCGTGGCCGCAGATCGAGGCGGTGCGCGCCGACACCCGTGACCGGCTCGGTCTGCGCAGCACCACGCTCGAGGTCGACGCCGGCAGCACGCTCGTGGTGTGCAGCAGACGCGCGATCGGTGCCGATCCCGCCGCCGCCGCGGAGCTCATCAACGCCTTCGCCCCACCCGGCGCCGGCCGGAGCGTCAGCTGA
- a CDS encoding cell division protein CrgA has translation MPKSKVRKKSDAPLRTTSSATRTRQLAPSPTWYPVVMAVVLLLGLAYLVVYYLTNQGTSPHVPLMHDLGAWNFAIGFGVMLLGLIMAVRWR, from the coding sequence GTGCCCAAGTCGAAGGTCCGCAAGAAGAGCGACGCGCCGCTGCGCACGACGTCGAGCGCCACGCGTACCCGGCAACTCGCACCGAGCCCCACCTGGTACCCCGTCGTCATGGCCGTCGTGCTGCTGCTCGGCCTGGCTTACCTCGTCGTCTACTACCTCACCAACCAGGGCACCTCGCCGCACGTGCCGCTCATGCACGACCTGGGCGCCTGGAACTTCGCCATCGGCTTCGGCGTCATGCTGCTCGGCCTGATCATGGCCGTCCGCTGGCGGTGA
- a CDS encoding DUF881 domain-containing protein, producing MRLPARIRRRDAWRVLVPVVCLAAGVGFAASARDSGGTDLRAPSVTSLAGTVRGAEDRVRVADERVRALQNEVNRLTADVGAGDSAVRRAQQRVAPLRVPGGLRAVRGPGVEVVLDDAPADTTDQGSGQTGDDAATANQKVVHQSDLQAVVNALWAGGAEAMTIAGQRVIATSAVRCVGNTLLLNGEVYSPPFRVAAIGPSRTMLERLDASDGVRTYKEAAGYYGLGYTVETTDAMTLPAYHGPLTLTYARPGR from the coding sequence ATGCGGCTTCCCGCCCGGATCCGACGCCGGGACGCGTGGCGCGTCCTGGTGCCGGTGGTGTGCCTCGCGGCGGGCGTGGGGTTCGCGGCCAGCGCCCGCGACTCCGGCGGCACGGACCTGCGGGCACCGTCGGTCACGAGCCTGGCCGGGACGGTCCGTGGCGCCGAGGACCGGGTCCGGGTCGCCGACGAGCGGGTCCGCGCCCTGCAGAACGAGGTCAACCGGTTGACCGCGGACGTGGGTGCCGGCGACTCCGCGGTACGGCGCGCGCAGCAGCGCGTCGCGCCGTTGCGGGTGCCCGGCGGGCTGCGCGCCGTCCGCGGCCCCGGCGTCGAGGTCGTGCTGGACGACGCGCCGGCCGACACGACGGACCAGGGCAGCGGACAGACCGGGGACGACGCCGCGACGGCGAACCAGAAGGTCGTCCACCAGTCCGACCTGCAGGCGGTGGTGAACGCGCTGTGGGCCGGCGGTGCCGAGGCCATGACGATCGCCGGCCAGCGGGTCATCGCCACGTCCGCGGTGCGCTGCGTCGGCAACACCCTGCTGCTCAACGGCGAGGTCTACTCCCCGCCCTTCCGGGTTGCGGCGATCGGGCCGTCACGGACAATGCTGGAGAGGCTCGACGCGTCCGACGGTGTCCGCACCTACAAGGAGGCCGCGGGCTACTACGGCCTCGGCTACACCGTCGAGACCACCGACGCGATGACGCTGCCCGCCTATCACGGGCCCTTGACGTTGACCTACGCCCGCCCGGGCAGGTGA
- a CDS encoding class E sortase: MDDTMVEDPPPAASPEHTGTSTADKVRFVLRGIGQTLITLGLVVLLFVVYEVWVTNIYARGDNDKIAQKLERTWEDPTLDLPGNRSSTIPLGTGVANIYIPRLGSDYHWTIVEGTGLDELDKGPGHYTRTAMPGQVGNFGVAGHRVGKGEPFLNLDKLRVHDAVVVETRTTWYVYRVLGSAAGSDPQRASARVRIAGGGSVTVPGREIVPPSAGRVLLPVPNHENDRPVERLMTMTTCHPKFTAAKRMIVHAEYAGKYSALDAAKKHVAAMPAPVRALYSEVSG, from the coding sequence ATGGACGACACGATGGTCGAGGACCCGCCGCCGGCGGCGTCGCCGGAGCACACCGGCACGAGCACCGCCGACAAGGTGCGCTTCGTCCTGCGCGGCATCGGGCAGACCCTCATCACCCTCGGCCTCGTCGTCCTGCTGTTCGTCGTCTACGAGGTGTGGGTCACCAACATCTACGCGCGCGGCGACAACGACAAGATCGCCCAGAAGCTGGAGCGGACGTGGGAGGACCCCACGCTCGACCTGCCGGGCAACCGCAGCAGCACGATCCCGCTCGGCACCGGCGTGGCGAACATCTACATCCCGCGGCTGGGCAGCGACTACCACTGGACGATCGTCGAGGGCACGGGGCTCGACGAGCTCGACAAGGGCCCCGGGCACTACACGCGCACCGCGATGCCCGGCCAGGTCGGCAACTTCGGCGTCGCCGGGCACCGCGTCGGCAAGGGCGAGCCCTTCCTCAACCTCGACAAGCTGCGGGTGCACGACGCGGTGGTCGTCGAGACCCGAACGACCTGGTACGTGTACCGCGTCCTCGGCTCGGCCGCGGGCAGTGACCCGCAACGGGCCTCGGCGCGGGTGCGGATCGCCGGCGGCGGCTCGGTCACGGTGCCCGGCCGCGAGATCGTGCCCCCGTCGGCGGGTCGCGTCCTGCTGCCGGTGCCGAACCACGAGAACGACCGGCCCGTGGAACGGCTCATGACCATGACGACCTGCCACCCGAAGTTCACCGCCGCGAAGCGGATGATCGTCCACGCCGAGTACGCCGGCAAGTACTCCGCGCTCGACGCGGCGAAGAAGCACGTCGCGGCCATGCCGGCGCCGGTGCGCGCGCTGTACTCGGAGGTCTCGGGCTGA
- a CDS encoding aminodeoxychorismate/anthranilate synthase component II has product MTRILVVDNYDSFVYNLVQYLGQLGVEVVVRRNDSVHPRELGTLGVDGVLVSPGPGTPEDAGTSMAFVSACAERGMPLLGVCLGHQAIGAVFGAPVVRSPELLHGKTSDVVHDGTGVLAGLPSPFTATRYHSLTVAEDALPAEIVVTGRTPSGVVMALRHATLPIEGVQFHPESVLTQGGHRMLANWLRVCGRDVDDALVQRLGDEVETMRTAAFAAV; this is encoded by the coding sequence GTGACCCGCATCCTCGTCGTCGACAACTACGACAGCTTCGTCTACAACCTCGTCCAGTACCTCGGCCAGCTCGGGGTCGAGGTCGTCGTGCGGCGCAACGACTCGGTGCACCCGCGCGAGCTCGGGACGCTCGGCGTCGACGGCGTGCTGGTGTCGCCGGGCCCGGGCACGCCCGAGGACGCCGGCACGTCGATGGCCTTCGTCAGCGCCTGTGCGGAGCGAGGGATGCCGCTCCTGGGCGTCTGCCTCGGGCACCAGGCCATCGGGGCCGTCTTCGGCGCACCCGTCGTCCGCTCCCCCGAGCTGCTGCACGGCAAGACCAGCGACGTCGTCCACGACGGGACCGGGGTCCTCGCCGGTCTGCCGTCGCCGTTCACGGCGACCCGCTACCACTCGCTGACGGTGGCCGAGGACGCGTTGCCGGCCGAGATCGTGGTCACCGGCCGCACGCCCAGCGGGGTGGTGATGGCCCTGCGCCACGCCACGCTGCCGATCGAGGGCGTGCAGTTCCACCCCGAGTCGGTGCTGACGCAGGGCGGGCACCGCATGCTCGCCAACTGGCTGCGGGTGTGCGGCCGCGACGTCGACGACGCTCTCGTGCAGCGGCTCGGCGACGAGGTCGAGACGATGCGGACCGCGGCCTTCGCCGCGGTGTGA
- a CDS encoding HhH-GPD-type base excision DNA repair protein, translating to MHLATTDAANALLEKDPLALLVGMLLDQQIPMEKAFTSPEVLRERIGGTLDARVIAGYDPEAFETLFRTPPALHRFPAAMAKRVQALAQLLVERYDGRAEAVWEGVASGDELVARIGTLPGFGEQKARIFAALLGKQVGVRPPGWREAAGHYGDEGSLRSIADVVDDGSRKAVRAWKQEQKAKAKAAAQA from the coding sequence ATGCACCTCGCCACGACCGACGCCGCGAACGCGCTGCTCGAGAAGGATCCGCTCGCGCTGCTCGTCGGCATGCTGCTCGACCAGCAGATCCCGATGGAGAAGGCGTTCACCTCGCCCGAGGTGCTGCGCGAACGGATCGGTGGGACGCTCGACGCCCGCGTGATCGCCGGGTACGACCCCGAGGCGTTCGAGACGCTGTTCCGTACCCCGCCGGCGCTGCACCGCTTCCCGGCGGCGATGGCCAAGCGGGTGCAGGCGCTGGCGCAGCTGCTCGTCGAGCGCTACGACGGCCGCGCCGAGGCGGTGTGGGAGGGCGTCGCGAGCGGTGACGAGCTCGTCGCCCGCATCGGCACCCTGCCCGGTTTCGGCGAGCAGAAGGCCAGGATCTTCGCCGCCCTGCTCGGCAAGCAGGTCGGCGTCCGGCCGCCGGGCTGGCGCGAGGCCGCCGGGCACTACGGCGACGAGGGCTCGCTGCGCTCGATCGCCGACGTCGTGGACGACGGCTCGCGCAAGGCCGTCCGCGCGTGGAAGCAGGAGCAGAAGGCCAAGGCGAAGGCCGCGGCGCAGGCCTGA